One Luteibacter aegosomaticola genomic window carries:
- a CDS encoding DUF4105 domain-containing protein, whose translation MLARTLAGGAAGLLLFLSGAWGALALSYQLPGPPGVRVTGAVVWSAVYLALLVAFLGWRVAWAPMVLVAMLGVLIAWWTTIQPRNDRVWAPDVARLLSGEIHGDRVTLHNVRDFTWRTDDDADAHWETREYDLSQLVSADAVLSYWSSEAIAHAMLSFGFADGRHVVFSMEIRREKGEAFSEVGGFFKQFELVLIAADERDIIRVRTNVRGEDDYLFPLRMPPEAMRSLFVSYVQAANRLVDEPRFYNTITSNCTTIVYRMARRIDTGLPMDIRLLLTGYLPEYLMDNGALDNRMPVDEWRRLGRITDRARASQPGDDFSAVIRQGVPPAVLLPDAPPSEASPSSGDSTLKPFAASADR comes from the coding sequence ATGCTTGCCCGTACCCTGGCTGGTGGTGCTGCCGGCCTGCTGCTGTTCCTTTCGGGGGCATGGGGTGCCCTGGCACTCAGTTACCAGTTGCCGGGGCCGCCGGGTGTCCGGGTGACGGGCGCGGTGGTGTGGTCGGCGGTGTATCTCGCGCTACTCGTGGCCTTCCTTGGCTGGCGCGTGGCGTGGGCGCCCATGGTTCTCGTCGCCATGCTTGGCGTGTTGATCGCATGGTGGACCACCATCCAGCCGCGCAACGACCGGGTCTGGGCGCCCGACGTGGCCCGCCTGCTTTCGGGTGAGATCCATGGCGACCGGGTCACCCTGCACAACGTGCGCGACTTCACCTGGCGCACCGATGACGACGCCGATGCGCACTGGGAAACCCGTGAGTACGACCTGAGCCAGCTTGTTTCGGCCGACGCCGTGCTTTCGTATTGGTCGAGCGAGGCGATTGCGCACGCCATGCTCTCGTTTGGCTTTGCGGACGGACGGCACGTGGTGTTCTCGATGGAGATCCGCCGCGAGAAGGGTGAGGCGTTTTCCGAGGTGGGCGGTTTCTTCAAGCAATTCGAACTCGTGCTGATCGCCGCCGACGAGCGCGACATCATCCGCGTACGGACCAATGTCCGCGGCGAAGACGATTACCTGTTCCCGCTGCGCATGCCGCCCGAGGCGATGCGTTCGCTGTTCGTGTCGTACGTGCAGGCCGCCAACCGGCTGGTCGACGAACCGCGCTTCTACAACACGATTACCTCGAACTGCACCACGATCGTGTACCGCATGGCGCGCCGCATCGATACCGGCCTACCGATGGATATCCGCCTGCTGCTCACCGGCTACCTGCCCGAATACCTCATGGATAACGGTGCGCTGGATAACCGCATGCCCGTGGACGAATGGCGCCGGCTGGGGCGTATCACCGACCGCGCCCGGGCAAGCCAGCCGGGCGACGATTTCTCCGCGGTGATCCGTCAGGGTGTGCCACCGGCGGTGCTGTTGCCGGACGCGCCGCCATCGGAGGCATCGCCGTCATCCGGGGATTCCACCTTGAAACCCTTCGCCGCGAGCGCCGACAGATAG
- a CDS encoding TraB/GumN family protein, with the protein MTRRLRLPLLAFASALIIAPALAFGGTSADPQVPPPATSIPTLDAVTVSGVQPGPGLWKATRGDHVLLILGTLSPIPGNITWKTDDLDDALAHAGALILPPHTEIKPNVGFFGKLALLPSLIGVRNSPDGKTLEESVPPDVYARWLVVKARYIGDERKVEKYRPIFAAIELYKQAVKKSGLRKSGYITDTVVAMAKAHNVKQVPVEYTLMVDDPRSVVKEFKRSTLDDLSCFTQSVDNIEPQLAAMRERANAWATGDVAALRDERRAKQISTCLDAATESGLAQRIGLTDVPAQVRTRWLAAVDTEVAANPQTVAIVPLDDLLGAQGYLSALAAKGFKVESPDDGDASDGGASGNSTAGGTP; encoded by the coding sequence ATGACCCGACGCCTACGCCTCCCCCTGCTGGCCTTCGCTTCCGCCCTGATCATCGCCCCTGCCCTCGCCTTTGGCGGCACGAGCGCCGATCCCCAGGTTCCACCGCCGGCGACGAGCATCCCCACGCTCGATGCGGTGACGGTCAGCGGCGTGCAACCCGGCCCCGGCCTGTGGAAGGCAACCCGTGGCGACCATGTGCTGCTGATCCTCGGCACGCTCTCGCCCATTCCCGGCAACATCACCTGGAAAACGGACGACCTCGACGACGCGCTCGCCCATGCCGGGGCGCTTATCCTGCCGCCGCACACGGAGATCAAACCCAACGTCGGCTTCTTCGGCAAGCTCGCGTTGCTGCCCTCGCTCATTGGCGTGCGCAATTCGCCCGATGGCAAGACGCTCGAGGAAAGCGTGCCGCCGGATGTCTACGCACGCTGGCTCGTAGTGAAAGCGCGCTACATCGGCGACGAACGCAAGGTAGAAAAATACCGCCCCATCTTCGCGGCCATCGAACTTTACAAACAGGCGGTGAAGAAATCGGGCCTGCGCAAATCGGGCTACATCACCGATACCGTCGTGGCGATGGCCAAGGCACACAACGTGAAGCAGGTGCCGGTGGAATACACGCTGATGGTGGACGATCCCCGCTCGGTGGTGAAGGAGTTCAAGCGCTCGACGCTGGATGATCTCTCGTGCTTCACACAAAGCGTCGACAACATCGAGCCGCAGCTGGCGGCCATGCGGGAACGCGCCAACGCATGGGCTACCGGCGATGTCGCCGCCCTGCGTGACGAGCGCCGTGCGAAGCAGATTTCCACCTGCCTGGATGCCGCCACCGAAAGTGGCCTCGCCCAGCGCATTGGCCTCACCGACGTGCCCGCGCAGGTACGCACGCGCTGGCTCGCCGCCGTCGATACCGAGGTAGCCGCCAATCCGCAGACCGTGGCGATCGTGCCGCTGGATGACCTGTTAGGCGCCCAGGGCTATCTGTCGGCGCTCGCGGCGAAGGGTTTCAAGGTGGAATCCCCGGATGACGGCGATGCCTCCGATGGCGGCGCGTCCGGCAACAGCACCGCCGGTGGCACACCCTGA
- a CDS encoding DUF2188 domain-containing protein: protein MALVIYDIPFNPDLAGLWHVQLNGVPTENFDSRVAAIAYAVQQSKLLGTQGQGQVQVLVSVEGADGVWREFESNAKRPVQSLQ from the coding sequence ATGGCCCTGGTGATCTACGACATCCCGTTCAATCCCGACCTGGCCGGCCTGTGGCACGTCCAGTTGAACGGTGTGCCGACGGAAAATTTCGATTCCCGCGTGGCGGCTATCGCTTATGCGGTGCAGCAATCGAAGCTGCTGGGCACGCAGGGGCAGGGTCAGGTCCAGGTGCTGGTTTCCGTCGAAGGCGCGGATGGTGTCTGGCGTGAATTCGAGTCGAACGCCAAGCGCCCGGTGCAAAGCCTTCAGTAG
- a CDS encoding TonB-dependent receptor, whose amino-acid sequence MSIAAALACACGTLHAQNAPPQPAQGAPPPPPPAQGDQKGTTELAAITVTGSALPRIDVETPSPVTTITAEQIQKSGLTTVSDVIRAVSADNSGSIPPAFTGGFAAGSSGVALRGLTVNSTLVLINGRRAANYPLADDGQRAFVDLNTIPSNAIERIEVLKDGASSLYGADAIAGVVNIILRPSYQGTELSADLGTSQHGGGTTKRATVLFGGGDLKKDGWNAYFSAEYQKDERIKVGDRGYPYNTTDTTRSGGNNLIGGQPSQNSGSPYGNVTPGTLSRPGDVTSGVADAGALSQPLSSCGAGSSLVTNDPSNPGSYCAFNRTRYFDIAPLMERQGLYGRFNLKISDSATAYIDASYYQVRTEFRGPPPQIQASTPNNTNAIALPATLPDGSLNPNNPFAAEGKAALINYTFPGIPGGGDNKNHNLRITGGVTGTWGDWSYDTALVFSHDSLDVSIPGLLNYDALIAAVTNGTYNFLNPSANSPELIRALGPTLKKTSTSDLQSLDFRVSRPLMDLPGGSLGLATGIDVRHEEQYDPDLNPNLAAQGLGVAHTRGNRTVTGAYVELDAPFLESLEADVSGRYDHYSDFGKSFSPKIGLKWKPIDELAFRGTFSKGFRAPSFSENGSSESEGFATYTPPADFQAAHNNSGYVQPYPIAYLTAANPKVKPERSKSWTFGILFQPTQDISATLDYYRIKKTGVISQQDPAAVLAAYYAGEPLPQASSIVADVPDPAAPGALARPLVVVAPYVNQNALETKGIDLDVKGGFNLTENTRFTSEINLTKIISWVLTLQDGTNEEFVGTHGPYGVSSGAGTPRYRGSWANSLQMGKLNITSTIYYTSGLKLTEPDVGPGCQSTNTLTGADFPASCRMSSYTQVDFTGRYDINDKVAITASVLNAFDRKAPFDPLNYASFNYNPTWSQAGVVGRFFTVGVKVKL is encoded by the coding sequence TTGTCCATCGCCGCCGCACTCGCTTGCGCCTGCGGCACCCTCCACGCGCAGAACGCCCCGCCGCAACCGGCGCAGGGCGCGCCTCCACCACCGCCTCCCGCCCAGGGTGACCAGAAGGGCACCACGGAACTTGCGGCGATCACCGTCACCGGTTCGGCCTTGCCGCGCATCGATGTGGAGACGCCGTCGCCCGTAACGACTATCACGGCGGAGCAGATCCAGAAGAGCGGCCTCACCACCGTGTCCGACGTGATTCGCGCCGTGTCGGCCGATAACAGTGGTTCCATCCCGCCCGCATTCACCGGTGGTTTCGCCGCCGGTTCCTCGGGCGTGGCGCTGCGCGGCCTCACGGTCAATTCGACCCTGGTGCTGATCAACGGCCGGCGCGCGGCCAACTATCCGTTGGCGGATGACGGTCAGCGCGCGTTCGTCGATCTCAACACCATTCCGTCGAACGCGATTGAGCGTATCGAAGTGCTGAAGGATGGCGCATCGTCGCTGTACGGTGCGGATGCGATCGCTGGTGTCGTCAACATCATCCTGCGGCCGAGCTACCAGGGCACCGAACTCAGTGCCGACCTGGGTACGTCGCAGCACGGCGGCGGCACGACGAAGCGCGCTACGGTGTTGTTCGGTGGTGGCGATCTGAAGAAAGATGGCTGGAACGCGTACTTCAGTGCGGAGTACCAGAAGGATGAGCGGATCAAGGTGGGCGACCGCGGCTATCCGTACAACACCACCGACACCACGCGCAGCGGCGGCAATAACCTGATCGGTGGCCAGCCTTCGCAGAACTCCGGCTCGCCGTACGGTAATGTCACGCCGGGCACCCTGAGCCGTCCGGGTGACGTGACCTCGGGCGTCGCCGACGCAGGTGCACTGTCGCAGCCGCTCAGTTCGTGCGGGGCCGGCAGTTCGCTGGTGACCAACGACCCGAGCAATCCAGGCAGCTATTGCGCGTTCAACCGCACGCGTTACTTCGACATCGCGCCGCTGATGGAGCGGCAGGGCCTCTATGGCCGCTTCAACCTCAAGATAAGCGATAGCGCGACGGCCTATATCGACGCGAGCTACTACCAGGTGCGCACGGAGTTCCGCGGGCCACCTCCGCAGATCCAGGCGAGCACGCCGAACAACACCAATGCGATCGCGCTGCCGGCGACCTTGCCCGATGGTTCGCTCAACCCGAACAACCCGTTCGCGGCGGAAGGCAAGGCGGCCCTGATCAACTACACGTTCCCCGGCATTCCGGGCGGCGGCGACAACAAGAACCACAACCTGCGGATCACGGGCGGCGTCACCGGCACGTGGGGCGATTGGTCGTATGACACGGCGCTCGTTTTCAGCCACGACTCGCTGGATGTGAGCATCCCTGGCCTGCTCAACTACGATGCGCTGATCGCGGCGGTCACCAATGGCACGTACAACTTCCTCAATCCGTCGGCGAATTCGCCGGAGCTGATCCGTGCGCTCGGGCCCACGCTGAAGAAGACCTCGACCAGTGATCTTCAATCCTTGGATTTCAGGGTGAGCCGCCCGCTGATGGATCTGCCTGGTGGTTCGCTGGGTCTCGCCACAGGTATCGACGTGCGCCACGAAGAGCAGTATGACCCGGATCTCAATCCGAACCTCGCGGCGCAGGGTCTGGGTGTCGCACATACGCGGGGTAATCGCACCGTGACCGGCGCGTACGTCGAACTCGATGCGCCGTTCCTTGAATCGCTGGAAGCGGATGTGTCTGGCCGCTACGACCACTACTCGGATTTCGGCAAGAGCTTCTCGCCGAAGATCGGCCTGAAGTGGAAACCCATCGATGAGCTGGCGTTCCGTGGCACGTTCTCGAAAGGGTTCCGTGCGCCGAGCTTCTCGGAGAATGGTTCGAGCGAGTCGGAAGGGTTTGCGACGTATACGCCCCCTGCGGATTTCCAGGCGGCGCATAACAACAGCGGCTATGTACAGCCGTACCCGATCGCCTACCTCACCGCAGCCAATCCGAAGGTGAAGCCGGAGCGCTCGAAGAGCTGGACGTTCGGCATCCTGTTCCAGCCCACCCAGGACATCAGCGCCACGCTGGATTACTACCGGATCAAGAAGACGGGCGTGATCAGCCAGCAGGACCCGGCGGCGGTGCTGGCCGCGTACTACGCGGGCGAGCCGCTGCCGCAGGCATCGAGCATCGTGGCGGACGTACCTGACCCGGCAGCGCCCGGTGCGCTGGCCCGTCCCCTTGTGGTCGTAGCGCCGTACGTGAACCAGAACGCGCTGGAGACGAAGGGTATCGATCTCGACGTGAAGGGTGGCTTCAACCTCACCGAGAACACGCGGTTCACGAGCGAGATCAACCTCACGAAGATCATCTCGTGGGTGCTCACCCTGCAGGATGGTACGAACGAGGAGTTCGTCGGCACGCATGGGCCGTATGGCGTGTCGTCGGGCGCGGGCACGCCGCGCTACCGTGGCTCGTGGGCGAACAGCCTGCAGATGGGCAAGCTCAACATCACCAGCACCATCTACTACACCAGCGGGCTGAAGCTGACCGAGCCGGATGTCGGGCCGGGGTGCCAGTCCACCAACACGCTGACGGGGGCAGATTTCCCCGCATCCTGCCGCATGTCGTCGTATACGCAGGTGGATTTCACCGGGCGTTACGACATCAACGACAAGGTGGCTATCACGGCGTCGGTGTTGAATGCGTTCGACCGCAAGGCGCCGTTCGATCCGCTTAACTACGCCTCGTTCAACTACAACCCGACCTGGTCGCAGGCGGGCGTGGTGGGGCGCTTCTTCACCGTGGGCGTCAAGGTCAAGCTGTAA
- a CDS encoding Crp/Fnr family transcriptional regulator, with amino-acid sequence MLHYAPDVALPPPALRRGAACCNDSCRHAHACQATRGGAAELLAMRDIVERVGPFSDGDRLVQPDAPHLASYAVLSGLAMTVAGGRVLAFHLPGELFALDTNRQGQHTASVVAVGKTWFCRFPRAATDALCEHDDAIANHLRGLRRQERRAATPGGDAPALARVASFLAELLTRRRQVEPDTTFLPLPMSRDDIGSYLGMSAATVTRMLARLRADGCLAVRNDGVEVTDAAALAAHGLTA; translated from the coding sequence GTGTTGCATTACGCCCCCGATGTCGCCCTGCCCCCGCCGGCCCTGCGCCGTGGCGCGGCCTGCTGCAATGATTCGTGCCGGCACGCCCACGCCTGCCAGGCCACCCGCGGCGGCGCTGCGGAACTGCTGGCCATGCGCGATATCGTCGAGCGCGTCGGGCCGTTCTCCGATGGCGACCGCCTGGTGCAACCCGATGCGCCACACCTTGCTTCGTATGCCGTGCTTTCCGGCCTGGCCATGACCGTGGCTGGCGGCCGCGTGCTTGCTTTCCACCTGCCCGGCGAACTGTTCGCGCTGGATACCAACCGCCAGGGACAGCACACCGCCTCGGTCGTCGCAGTGGGCAAGACGTGGTTCTGCCGCTTCCCGCGCGCGGCCACGGACGCCTTGTGCGAGCACGACGACGCCATCGCAAACCACCTGCGCGGCCTGCGTCGGCAGGAACGCCGCGCGGCCACGCCGGGCGGTGATGCGCCTGCCCTTGCCCGCGTCGCATCCTTCCTGGCCGAACTGCTCACGCGGCGCCGCCAGGTCGAACCCGATACCACCTTCCTGCCCCTGCCGATGTCGCGCGATGACATCGGCTCGTACCTGGGCATGAGCGCGGCCACGGTGACGCGCATGCTGGCCCGCCTGCGCGCCGATGGCTGCCTGGCGGTAAGGAACGACGGCGTCGAAGTCACCGACGCCGCCGCCCTCGCCGCGCACGGCCTTACAGCTTGA
- a CDS encoding hybrid sensor histidine kinase/response regulator has product MTAHADRYAFLPDGSQTAAEIRAFDWTRTALGPVEDWPRALKVMLATMLDTPRPMFLAVASTKLFFFNDLYRDMLGRRVQGAIGKTFPELWPEVWDDVVATVERALAGEGTLHVDMPLRMTRHGFDEETWWTFSYAPLRDEHGEVYGMYAITNETTRAVRTTQALRELNASLEVEIDQRTRERDQVWAIARDLYVVMTRDGHYRDLNPAWRTELGYEPNELVGVGFEELIHPEDLDRARDAVSQMVEGEVVEDLELRLRGKDGSYRWFAWTGVPDGDVIYGMGRDTQRRRHMDDQLRHAQKLEALGRLTGGIAHDFNNILGGIGGAIEVVTERIEQGRVEGSRRLLDAASGAVQRAAGLTHRLLAYSRQQALSLSDVDANAIVHGLDLLLRPLLGEQVRLDVRMMDGLWRTLSDASQLESAILNLAINGRDAMPHGGNLTIATRNAARTDIGKGPADYVVVEVTDTGTGMSAAVVEKAFDPFFTTKAIGQGTGLGLSMVDGFARQTGGRAIITSAPGRGTTVSLWLPRHVGAPAARHSHIENPARRGGGEHVLLVEDEDMLRSLTREVLEEAGYTVSDCAEGDEALLLLAADDRPDVLVTDVGLPGMDGRRLAQAARERQPGLPVLFITGYAWEAFSDSPVLPEGCAILSKPFSVHALVDAVADLLDGTPA; this is encoded by the coding sequence ATGACCGCCCACGCCGATCGCTACGCATTCCTGCCGGACGGTTCGCAAACCGCCGCGGAAATCCGCGCGTTCGACTGGACCCGCACCGCGCTGGGGCCGGTTGAAGATTGGCCACGCGCGCTCAAGGTCATGCTCGCCACCATGCTCGATACGCCGCGGCCGATGTTCCTCGCCGTGGCTTCGACAAAGCTGTTCTTCTTCAACGACCTTTACCGCGACATGCTCGGCCGGCGCGTGCAGGGCGCCATCGGCAAGACCTTCCCCGAACTGTGGCCGGAGGTCTGGGATGACGTGGTCGCCACCGTCGAGCGCGCGCTCGCCGGTGAAGGCACGCTGCACGTCGACATGCCACTGCGGATGACCCGGCACGGTTTCGATGAAGAAACCTGGTGGACCTTCTCGTATGCCCCGCTGCGCGACGAGCACGGCGAGGTGTACGGCATGTATGCCATCACCAACGAGACGACGCGAGCCGTGCGCACCACGCAAGCCCTGCGCGAGCTCAATGCGTCGCTGGAAGTGGAAATCGACCAGCGTACCCGCGAACGCGACCAGGTCTGGGCCATCGCTCGCGACCTGTATGTCGTGATGACCCGCGATGGCCACTACCGCGATCTCAACCCGGCGTGGCGTACGGAGCTGGGTTATGAGCCGAACGAACTGGTTGGCGTGGGCTTCGAAGAGCTCATCCACCCCGAGGACCTCGACCGCGCACGCGATGCCGTCAGCCAGATGGTCGAGGGCGAAGTGGTGGAAGACCTCGAGCTGCGCCTGCGCGGCAAGGATGGCAGCTACCGCTGGTTCGCCTGGACCGGCGTGCCCGATGGCGACGTGATCTACGGCATGGGCCGCGATACGCAGCGGCGCCGGCACATGGACGATCAGTTGCGCCACGCGCAGAAGCTCGAAGCACTCGGCCGCCTCACCGGCGGCATCGCCCACGATTTCAACAATATCCTGGGCGGCATCGGCGGCGCGATCGAAGTGGTGACCGAGCGGATCGAACAAGGCCGTGTGGAAGGCTCGCGGCGCCTGCTCGATGCCGCGAGCGGCGCCGTGCAGCGCGCCGCGGGGCTCACCCACCGCCTGCTCGCCTACTCGCGCCAGCAAGCGCTCTCGCTTTCGGACGTCGATGCGAACGCCATCGTCCACGGGCTCGACCTGCTGCTGCGACCGCTACTCGGCGAACAGGTACGCCTCGATGTGCGGATGATGGACGGCTTGTGGCGCACGCTATCGGATGCCAGCCAGCTGGAAAGCGCCATCCTCAATCTTGCGATCAATGGCCGCGATGCCATGCCGCACGGGGGCAACCTCACCATCGCCACGCGCAACGCCGCCCGCACCGACATCGGCAAGGGCCCGGCGGATTACGTCGTCGTCGAGGTCACCGATACGGGCACGGGGATGTCCGCCGCCGTGGTCGAGAAAGCGTTCGATCCCTTCTTCACAACCAAAGCAATCGGCCAGGGCACCGGCCTTGGCTTGTCCATGGTGGATGGCTTCGCCCGGCAGACCGGGGGGCGCGCCATCATCACCTCGGCCCCGGGGCGCGGCACCACCGTAAGCCTGTGGTTGCCCCGCCATGTGGGTGCACCGGCCGCACGGCATTCGCATATCGAAAACCCGGCGCGACGCGGCGGCGGCGAGCACGTGCTGCTGGTGGAAGACGAAGACATGCTGCGCTCGCTGACCCGCGAAGTGCTCGAAGAGGCCGGCTATACCGTCAGCGATTGCGCCGAGGGCGACGAGGCGCTCCTGTTGCTGGCAGCCGACGACCGGCCCGACGTGCTCGTCACCGACGTGGGCTTGCCAGGCATGGATGGCCGGCGTCTCGCGCAGGCTGCGCGCGAGCGCCAGCCCGGCTTGCCGGTGCTGTTCATTACCGGCTACGCGTGGGAGGCGTTTTCGGATAGCCCGGTGCTACCCGAAGGCTGCGCGATCCTCAGCAAGCCGTTTTCGGTGCATGCGCTGGTGGATGCCGTGGCCGATCTGCTGGACGGCACGCCGGCGTAA